TTGTACATCAAGTTGAGTTTGAGTTCTCATTTCGAAAATCTTATAAACATTCTTTAAATAATCTAAGtgactatttgtttttatattttaaaagtatttaaaaaaataatattttttttctttacttcaaattatttttttttgtattttcttatcgttttgatgtgctgatatcaaaaataactttttaaaaataaaagatattattttgatacattttcaagtgaaaaatactttgaaaaacaaccgttaccacactcccaaacatccCCTAAATATACAAAACATTTTCCTAGGCCACCAAAAGCAGtcttttaagattatttatattttatacatgtatcTTTGTAAATAGGCTGGAAGGAGGCAGTTGGATATATCCAAATTCTTTTACCAATGTCGgtatccattttatttttgggaaaaaaaaactataggtCATAATAAGAGCAGCATAATCAACAAGGAGTCAATCTGAAAACGCATGGATCAGCGAAAGATCACATGAGAAGCCTGTAAATCATTCTTCTAATAATTCAAAGCCAGGCAGATTCCGCCGGGGCAATGAGCAATTTCAGAAAACTTGCAAAGAATTACATGCATGAATGCATGAATCTCACAGCTCGCATGAAAAATCATTCAGGCTATATACAAGGaatgtttatatatttcaaCACGGTATTAAGATCCCACTGAAAACGTTTTGTCGTCAAATAAGTACTAAGAGTCACAGACTATAATATTAGggcagaaaaaaataaacgtgatgcatacacataattttttttcttccacttgaaggttttttttttcgttgacAGAGAAAAATTTACCTCAGGGTTCTctgcaacaacaataatatGTGCAAGTATGATTTTCAACAAAGAATTAGAGATTACAGCTAGCTGAGTCCGATTTCTGGCTTCACCATgtaaagaatctaaaaaaaataaaaatctatcacGAATAAACACAATTGCTCGATTCTTAGAAATTCAGTCCaaaatataagtttattttctgagttattattattcaagatttgaatagtaaaaaaaatataaaaaaaatctcttaagtGTTTTTTGTAACCTTGAAGTGGAAGCATGAGATTGCTGCTGCGATTTATTCTACTAtctcaacttaggacactaAGTCTttcaatgacctttctgcttatAGAAATTGCACTTGTCGAAGACAACTCTTGTGTAATGTTTATTTGGATTTATTAGAGAGTGATttagaaggtactgctagtaTAAAAGGATTAGAAGTAGAAAAATTTCCTTTTAAGAATAAAACTGAAGACATATCTTTTTAGCCAATAACTCATTGGcaactaaattaataaaaaaaagtggagAACGATGTGACACTAAACCtctaaatcttttaaaatcacTATGAAGTGTCGTTAAAAACTATATCAAGTACCAACTGTTGCTGCTCTCTCTACGAGCAATACAAgcaccacatgcctttaattcCGCCGATTCTATAAGAGCTAATTAATTCCAAAGAtctataataacaaaataaaacttctgAATACTTATATTTTTCTGGTGAAGAGCTCGTATATCATTCTCCAATTGATACTGCTTTGTATTATTTGATTGAGTGAATAACCTTGTAGATGATCTTAAACCTTATTTGTTATCTCATATTTCGCCAATTGTTTACTCATAGAATGCTCAATAGAATtattaattcaagaaatatgttttgcattgtttgcttcctaAACATCTATTAAGACAACATAATCCTCATCAGTATTTCTAGGTTTCACAAAGgttccactaacatatccccatatttttttacccttaaaaaaattccttatcGTATAActtaaatacaaataattatttacatccaacctcacactcacataCTGAAGCAAATCGTCTCTTTtagtagccataatcaacaaataaagaaaaccagaacgcaaaagaaaagaaaatagaatacCAGATTGTAGAAACTGAATGAATACTCTTTTGAAATTGTTCAGTTACTCCACACAAAAACTtcactctgataccatgttaaacaATCCAAgtaaataaagagaaatacaaaaataagaaaggagGACACTATGGTTTCATTGATACTGCAtaatgcaattaaaataattaaaaggaatatgtttaacataaatacaaagagattatatataggctatacaaagaaaactaaaaagaaaatgtaaagactattatacccttaataaacaataaaacaaaataactctATATTTCTTAATAGTCTCTACTGCCATTTATGTGCGGAAAATTTTATGTCACTCGGGAAGTAACTAGTAAcatcatattagttattttctaaACCCaccttaaagaaaaagacagatacaaaaagaaaagaaaaaataaaactcataataTATCAAAAGTGATAAGAATATCTCCACTTGATTTCTCTCTTCtagctatatttattttttctctaaagtAAGCTTTGAAAATAACTAATAGGATACTAGTAGTTATTCCTTGaacatcataaattattttgtacactttttttttatttaatgaaaacatAATTCGCATCTAATTTATTGAGTTACGtattgcctcttttttttatgatatataaatTGATATGCATACGAGAATGGAagttcaataattaattttaaataagagTGTAGTTAATTAGTTCGTTCTGATTGTCAATTGAAAGGGATTTTATGTACTTAATTAATAGACTGAAAAGGAGAAATTAGGttactatatattataaaaaaaagcgatggttttatttttatagatgaaTTAACAATGAGAGTttgcacattagtttttttagtcaTGTTTAGTTAATGTATCAGGgatgataagaaaaataaaaaaaagaaatatgcttggttaaaaaaacaataaaaaaatatatattttaaaaaattaattaagtggCCCATCATTGagacattttcttctttctttgttttctatttttttatttcttacaaaAACAAGCCATTAATTTACCGCcaacaattacaaaaaataaaacaattagagAAGACTTGGAAGAAATCGACGCATTTTTTTTGATGCGTCAAGTTTGAAATGGAACGAAAGCATCTCTTACAAAATCAAGAATATTGAATAAAACCTTGAAAGATTCCATGCATGAAAGCAAATGTTACATTAATTAACGATACAAAGTCGTCTCTCTTTGTCTTGATCAAGAATTTCCAGcaagagaattattttttattgaactaaaatatttggaaaacctaacactttatactatattttattttgatgtgcaaATGGGAGGAGAGCACATTTAGTCACAAGCAATATGGAGTTTCCATTAATGTTGAGCTACGATAATGACATGTATGTATTGTATATAGCCATTGTTAGGCATCTTAATTGGAGAATAAATCAACCCATTATTGCCACAAGAATTacgtatataaatatataatatttcaaagtttttttttatataaaaacacaatattataatattcctttgttttttgatgaattaattttataatactcATTTCTTTTCCTCCCCACTTTTACGAGTAGACATTATGCCAAAATTTGTATTATAATCAGTTGTTAACACGCAACAATGATAgtgattgaatatttatttcaactGTTGGATTAAGACAAGGAAATAAAACTCTTCGAAGATATATATTAACGTTTGCTTAGGGTTCATTTTCGAAAGATCCTTatgaatttcaatatttttttttaaagatcttCTTCCTTATAATGCCATAGATCCCAATTGTTAGATTATActatgataattttgttttttaaatagcattTACAACAAAGAGTTTATTAAAAGGGTATAATAAGTTGATTCGATGACCTATTTGaattgtttaataaatttacataatttgatgatttatgaCTTGATTAAcagatcaatttaaatttaaaataaaaaaaattcttaagaaattaaaatcgtattactttaaaaaaataataataacttaaattaatccAATGATCAGACCCTACAACTTAATGATCGGAGCCCTTAACCGACGGGGAAGTGTAAAggtcattttgatttattttcgtCCTCCCTTCcactcaataaaaataatataatgaagaagaagaagaagtagtcAGTTGTGACGTCCTGTTTAAATCGATGCCAATTCCAAAAGAAAAGGGTCCCACAGCTCTATCAAAGTTCCCTTCCCTCTCTTTCTTGCCATTGTTTATTTATAGGAGGGGTAGCAAGGAGCTAACCTGTCCTTTTTTCTCTTAATCATAACCACTAACAGAAATAGATCGATCCCTTGAAAGATTTGTCAGCTTCCTTATTTTGCACCATCCAATCCAACTCTTCtttcttccccccccccccttctctAGCTAAGCTTAGttggtttcttgtttttgaaccatCCAATCAAGTTTTCTCGAGTAAATTGGTGTCTTgagttttgaaagaaagaaaatggctGCTGCTGTGGTATCTCAAGAAAATGTTGTAGCTTCTTTGGTGTCTCGTACAGGGAGGCATTTGCAGCGGTATAACAAAGGTCGTCGTCAAGTTGTAGGGTGGGTTGCTCTTTCCTTACCACCCTTCTTCTCTACTGAATTCTTTATTTTGCCTTGTGGGGCTTGACtgtttttcacaattttttctTGGGGTAACTCTTCTTAGGCCTGCAGATTTGCTTGACGggcttaaaaaacaatcattatttgtttaaggttttgttaaatttagtcaTGTCTTTTAATGAAACAGGATTGGTCCTAAATGCTGTCTTGTAAGTAATACTAGAAAAGCATAATCTAGCAGGTTTTCTTTGGGAGCAGAACTTGATTCTGGTATGCCTAGAGGTTGTTGGTGTAGTACAAAAACTTTGATGAGTGTGATAAATGGTTGGTCGCAGGCACTTGAAGCCACTTGTTAGTCCCATCATGGTGGGCTTATCCATGATGGGTGGACACGATTGGCTCCCGTACATAGATTATTATCCAAAACTTTTCCCAAATCTTCTTGTGGAGAAGGGGCAATGCAATTTCTGTTCTGCTTTCTGATTAGCCAGTAGTTTTGGTGTCCAACTTTGCTGGAATTCAACACATAGATTCTAAGTACTTCAGTTTTTTTGTTACAAGGTTTTACTGACTCGATACTCAGTTTCTTGGTTACTAAATTTTCTGTCTTCTTGTTTCAAAATATTGCAGATGTATACCATACAGATACACGAAAGGAAAGGGTGAAGATGGGTTTCAAGTTCTTGTCATTAGTTCACAGAAAGGAAAGGGGATGTTGTTTCCTAAGGTACCTAATTCAATTGTCACTAATGAAATTAACACTTGATAACTCAATGTAGAGTTCAGAATTTAGACCATTATTGCTCTATCACAAAACCTAAACCAGTATGGCTCATTGATTACCAGGGAGGTTGGGAATCGGATGAAACCATAAAACAAGGAGCGGTGCGAGAGACATACGAGGAAGCCGGGGTGAAAGGCGTTCTTGAGGTAGTTTTCTAGTTTTCGTTAATGGCGTGACTGAAGTTCATTTTAAGTTTATTTCTCCCACATTTGATTAAACGTTTTACATTTTCTCTGCAGCCCCAATTAGGTGAATGGACCTTCCAGAGCAGAACTCATGGCACTGATTATGAAGGATACATGTTCCCTTTACGAGTTAAGGAGGAATTAGATTTCTGGCCAGAGAAAACCAATCGCCTGAGAAAATGGGTATGCGCACGCTACATTCCATGTCTTAacatttttatctatattttgaCTTGGTATCTGAACCATCGGTGCGATTGCTGAGAAGTGTCCATGTATGTTATATACAGATGAGTGTGACAGAAGCAAGAGAATGCTGCCAGCATTGGTGGATGAAGGAAGCCTTAGATGTACTAGTTGACCGTCTCGCAGGTCAGCAACAACTCGATGAGGATGAAGTAGGATCTTGTTCTTTAAGCTTCCAGGCAAAATCTAACTTGTAAATAAGAGTAATTGTTGAGGAATACAGTGAGGGCCATAGCAGGAATTGAAACAAGCAAGGAAAGAGTGACGAGAAGCAAGAATTAGGCagttttgtgtttattttggtGTCCCTTTCTTGAAGTTTCGATTCTGATCAATCTCTTGTTAGGTAAATGTTAGTGGGAACATCAGAAAAGTTCATCAAGAAGACACAACATGGTTTCTAATTGAGGAGGAATCaatgaaaattatgttttggaaagaaaaaaaagagaagttgaAAATTGTCACCAAGTTAGATGCATAGTTATAAGAACCAACTCAGAGTTGATCAGGCCCAAGATCCCGAGTTCATCCACATATTTTAACCGTAATGCGTAATAGCCGTAGAAAAACTTGAATTATAACCTGTAATAAAGATAAGATATTCATCCTTATTCTAGGTTTATTTATCACTTGGAAATTTCCAGAACCCTTGACTGAGAAGTTCCTTTATTCCTTTTATTATCCAAGAGTTTATTTGAAAACGCTGTTGGCTTGGCTAGGCGTttctagaatttttaatttttatattttaaaatatttttttataaattttaaaattattttaatataatgatatagaaaatacatttttaaaagtgaaaaaaatatttgttagatatattttcaagtaaaaatatttgaaagtaattgttacaataataataataaaaactttaattatatttaatgtgGAATCCATAGAAGAAATTTGTGGGAGCAATAAATatagtataattaatgtttaattttgacTTAGCCTTTCAATTAAGTTAAACATGACCACCAATGTTGGACGTAGCTAACATCAAACCAACCAAGGGAACAATAATCCAATGGTAAATTATCACTTGTCAGACCACCTCAGTGTTTAATATTTATACGAAAAGACTTATTTAAGAAATGAAGGATAAGTAGGACGTCCAttctaataaaatcaattgacaATCATATCATAATAGGAAAATTATTAAAGTTGAGGGACTTTCGAGTTGCGTGATTAGAGCGAATCTTGAGCTGTCTGGTATTATTcgtgttataaaataatataaattatatcttattaatttatttaaaaattaaattaatttactaaCTAAATAATCAtgaacttaaattttattatatactaAGCTTTTTCAAAGCCCTTAATTTGCCAAGAACAGCTTATTTATGGAATGATGAAAGAGATTTTGTTATAAATTTGTGTGTGCATCTGGATTTTACTTCTGTTCCTCGAAATGTTTGCTTTGCGTGgatggttttagttttttttggtatttctgCAAATGTTGGATGCTAATAGTAATTGTTTATAATTCTAGAAAATGATATATCCAGTAAATGCTTATATAATGGGAAAGTGattaatatattcttatatatataaaatctatcATTCTAATGACTctgattttttagttaaaatcatcataaaatatcCATAATTTTATTTCGAAAATGCTCCTAATAAGATGATCAATGGGCATGTGCAAAACCTATCACCACCCTCTCTGTGGCCGAGGAAcccattttttcctttcttttctgcTCTACTTCTTCTCCCCCTTCATTCGTTCTTCCTCTCCTTCCCTTTCCCTAAAGAAATCTGGCCAAATTCACCCTTTAAACAACAGATTTCACCGCTTTTTTCTACCAATATCGAAGCCTCCATTTTTCCAACCAAAACCTCCATAAAATCAAGCCCTAACCCACCAATCTAGACCTTAAAACCAACCAAGGAGGGGGACGGGTGATAATGATCAGTTGGTGACTTCCAGGTTCAATATTAGTTGAATGAATCGAATTtcaaataaccttttttttttattagaagcattttttaaaaagacatttcttttttttatgattgtgtAAGCAAGTTTCAAATAATCATGAATTAATCATTTTTACTCCcatgtattaataaatatacaaataataaatctaaaaacaattacaaaaagcATTTACAATAAAGAATAACAAAATAGATATgatctattttaaaatatataattaatcatttGTCCATTAATCAGGGTACTAGTTTCATTTACTAGattaactagttttttatttgcctAGTAATATGCACCAGTTTCATTTATCAggataactagtttttttattgtccaTTAATCAAGATACTAATCTCATTTACCAAGATAACTAGTTTCTTCAACAATTTATCACTTATCAACTaggattgtttttcatttaaggaAGAATTataaacacaattaaataaagttttggttGTAAGATGTTGAGTATTTACTAAAAGTCTGGGCAAATAAACCAATCCTTTATTGCTGAGTGGATTATACAATCTCTTATGTACCAATAAGAACAATATTATCTATTATTCCATTCTTAGCTACTTCATAGTTTAACTCAATAgaacatcattttatttgatgacttgATATAATTCAATACTATTTCATACTTTCAAGCTAATTCTTATTCAAAACATAACTAAGACTAAAATTCTAGTTTCATATacagtttgtttctttttaaaactgaCTTATAGACTGCAACTCCATAAAATGAAGGAActcaattattttcattaacacatccaagattatttttaattgcaacATCATAAATGTTTAGCAAATTTTAGCCTAacctttctttgatttttaactTATATATGAAGTATCATAACTTCAATTTAAACGAGgtcaattttgttggaaagataTCATCCTTACTTTGACTTTCATGTAGAAATTATTCCAGTTTTTAATCACTATTAAGTCCTAAATCTGATCAGAACTGTCcaatttttcaattcctttcttttaacatatgataaagtattttgtttttcatatttctcaccattcaatacaattatttttcctacccaaatttaataatattccTTCATCATAATATTgcaagttgttttttatgtgcaaaatttcataattcccataacttaaatattcataattcaagcttaattaagtctttcCATTaccattaaatataaaatttcaatttcttttcaacCATTCATCGT
The DNA window shown above is from Populus trichocarpa isolate Nisqually-1 chromosome 4, P.trichocarpa_v4.1, whole genome shotgun sequence and carries:
- the LOC7493565 gene encoding nudix hydrolase 18, mitochondrial, with product MAAAVVSQENVVASLVSRTGRHLQRYNKGRRQVVGCIPYRYTKGKGEDGFQVLVISSQKGKGMLFPKGGWESDETIKQGAVRETYEEAGVKGVLEPQLGEWTFQSRTHGTDYEGYMFPLRVKEELDFWPEKTNRLRKWMSVTEARECCQHWWMKEALDVLVDRLAGQQQLDEDEVGSCSLSFQAKSNL